One stretch of Campylobacter sp. CCS1377 DNA includes these proteins:
- the thiE gene encoding thiamine phosphate synthase: protein MKNELDLSLYLVASRGKKSDELFLNTLEEAIKGGVSIIQLREKELNSREFYQLGLKVQKLCKFYKIPFLINDRIDIALALNADGVHLGQEDLQICIARKLLGEEKIIGLSLKKLEQLNYIQGANYLGCGAIKTTPTKESSLISLEILSQICEKSPIGVVAIGGIDKEVIKELKGIKISGVAVVRAIMDAKNTFLAAKELKQKIDENLSLK, encoded by the coding sequence ATGAAAAATGAACTCGATCTTAGCCTTTATCTTGTGGCAAGTCGTGGTAAAAAAAGCGATGAGCTTTTTTTAAATACACTTGAAGAAGCGATAAAGGGCGGAGTTAGCATTATCCAACTTCGCGAAAAAGAATTAAACTCAAGGGAATTTTATCAGCTTGGCTTAAAAGTGCAAAAGCTTTGTAAATTTTATAAAATTCCATTTTTAATCAACGATAGAATCGATATCGCCTTAGCTTTGAATGCTGATGGGGTGCATTTAGGACAAGAAGATTTGCAAATTTGTATCGCTAGAAAGCTTTTAGGGGAAGAAAAAATTATAGGTTTAAGCCTTAAAAAATTAGAGCAATTAAACTACATACAAGGGGCGAATTATTTAGGTTGTGGTGCGATTAAAACCACTCCAACCAAAGAAAGTTCGCTAATAAGTCTTGAAATTTTAAGCCAAATTTGTGAAAAAAGTCCCATTGGCGTAGTGGCAATTGGTGGGATTGATAAAGAAGTGATTAAAGAGCTAAAAGGCATTAAAATAAGCGGTGTTGCGGTCGTTCGTGCGATAATGGATGCTAAAAATACTTTTTTAGCGGCCAAAGAATTAAAACAAAAAATCGATGAAAATTTATCTCTTAAATGA
- a CDS encoding uroporphyrinogen-III synthase, producing MKIYLLNETPFEGVENLILNEIKFYDFSVNLSEFDVLICTSKNALKALEKAKIILNLNINLYAVGQSTAEFAKSLGFKNIKIPKAAYGKNLFNEFKEELKNQKCLYLRAKNIASTLNLDLKNYGINLSEIIVYENIFKKSEKKLEQPAVFIFTSPLGVENFLQNYSLSNEDKIIAIGQSTAKKLSNFKNIYICEKQDLKTCVNLAKKLTQNSY from the coding sequence ATGAAAATTTATCTCTTAAATGAAACTCCTTTTGAAGGTGTAGAAAATCTGATTTTAAATGAAATTAAATTTTATGATTTTAGCGTGAATTTGAGTGAATTTGACGTCTTGATATGTACTTCTAAAAATGCTTTGAAAGCTTTAGAAAAAGCTAAAATTATTTTAAATTTAAATATTAATTTATACGCAGTAGGGCAAAGCACAGCTGAATTCGCTAAAAGTCTAGGTTTTAAAAATATTAAAATTCCTAAAGCTGCTTATGGTAAGAATCTTTTTAATGAATTTAAAGAGGAGCTAAAAAATCAAAAATGTCTTTATCTAAGAGCTAAAAATATTGCTTCTACTTTAAATTTAGATCTTAAAAATTATGGTATTAATTTAAGCGAAATCATTGTTTATGAAAATATTTTTAAAAAAAGCGAAAAAAAACTAGAGCAACCGGCAGTTTTTATTTTTACTTCACCTTTGGGTGTGGAAAATTTTTTGCAAAATTATTCTTTAAGCAATGAAGATAAAATCATCGCAATAGGACAAAGCACAGCCAAAAAACTTTCAAATTTTAAAAATATTTACATTTGTGAAAAGCAAGATTTGAAAACTTGTGTGAATTTAGCAAAAAAACTTACTCAAAATTCTTATTAA
- a CDS encoding methyl-accepting chemotaxis protein: MANQERSVNSVSNSFNRYTLERKNALNVLAKGLKDFHYTQENIDKVYGLLKNTQESFKFELTYVGFEDSGLMLRSNKNHQSPQTSDYDPRKRSWYIEAKNAGVLIVTEPYKSVSSGKITVTYALPLYENGRFIGVVASDYDMQQFSNDVLAYGKTPQSYTQVLTDEGVIIFSEDPAKLLGSTELSKAIAKQYLQNNQMKARPAHTPLLVNVGAPKAVVCDRSSNAKYSICNIAEEAVYTDAINAILVKQILIGIVAIIVAFILMRFVIIANLKPIKAISKGLDSFFDYLNHKIEKPVLIDCQSKNEFGHMALEINENIHSIQKSLAKDISTVRQISSIGRNIESGNLNLRINENPINPQLQELKEVLNSMFEILETRIGTNINEIQRVFDSYKELDFTTNIAQAKGEVEKVSNILGEEIRKMLHASLSRGEDLKNKAGILKENMEQVSQRTDNQVSSIQESVAAVNQMNASMNSVAGRTEEVVKQSDDIREVTNVIRDIADQINLLALNAAIEAARAGEHGRGFAVVADEVRNLAERTQKSLEEIEANVNVLLQSINEMNESIKEQAQGIDQINNSITEIDHIMQQNTDFVKTTHLVANEIDIMANTIVSDVKRKKF; this comes from the coding sequence GTGGCAAATCAAGAGCGTTCGGTCAACAGTGTTTCAAATTCATTTAATCGTTACACTTTGGAAAGAAAAAATGCTTTAAATGTTCTTGCTAAAGGTTTAAAGGATTTTCATTATACTCAAGAAAATATAGATAAAGTTTACGGATTACTTAAAAATACTCAAGAAAGTTTTAAATTTGAGCTTACTTATGTGGGTTTTGAAGATAGTGGTTTGATGCTAAGATCAAATAAAAACCATCAAAGTCCACAAACTAGTGATTATGATCCAAGAAAAAGATCTTGGTATATAGAAGCAAAAAATGCTGGAGTTTTAATAGTTACAGAGCCTTATAAATCAGTTTCTAGTGGTAAAATCACCGTTACTTATGCTTTGCCACTTTATGAAAATGGACGATTTATCGGTGTTGTGGCTTCAGATTATGATATGCAACAATTTTCTAATGATGTTTTGGCCTATGGTAAAACTCCACAAAGCTACACTCAGGTTTTAACAGATGAAGGTGTAATTATTTTCAGCGAAGATCCTGCAAAACTTTTAGGTTCAACAGAGCTTAGCAAAGCAATAGCAAAACAATATTTACAAAATAATCAAATGAAAGCAAGACCGGCTCACACGCCTTTACTTGTTAATGTTGGTGCTCCTAAGGCTGTGGTTTGTGATAGATCTTCAAATGCAAAATATAGCATTTGTAATATTGCCGAGGAGGCTGTTTATACTGATGCGATTAATGCTATTTTAGTAAAACAAATTTTAATAGGTATAGTGGCAATTATCGTGGCATTTATTTTAATGCGTTTTGTTATTATTGCGAATTTAAAACCAATTAAGGCGATTTCTAAAGGTCTTGATTCTTTTTTTGATTATCTTAATCATAAGATCGAAAAGCCTGTGCTTATTGATTGTCAAAGTAAAAATGAATTTGGTCATATGGCACTAGAAATTAATGAAAATATTCATTCTATCCAAAAATCGCTTGCAAAAGATATTAGCACCGTGCGTCAAATTTCTAGCATAGGCAGAAATATAGAATCAGGAAATTTAAATTTAAGAATTAATGAAAATCCTATTAACCCACAATTACAAGAATTAAAAGAAGTTTTAAACTCTATGTTTGAAATTTTAGAAACTCGCATAGGAACAAATATCAATGAAATTCAAAGAGTTTTTGATAGCTATAAAGAGCTTGATTTTACGACAAACATTGCACAAGCTAAGGGCGAAGTAGAAAAAGTATCCAATATCTTAGGTGAGGAAATTCGAAAAATGCTTCATGCGTCTTTAAGTCGTGGAGAAGATCTTAAAAATAAAGCTGGTATTTTAAAAGAAAACATGGAGCAAGTATCGCAAAGAACAGATAATCAAGTCAGCTCCATCCAAGAAAGTGTCGCAGCAGTTAATCAAATGAATGCATCAATGAATTCAGTTGCAGGACGCACTGAAGAAGTTGTTAAACAAAGCGATGATATTAGAGAAGTAACTAATGTCATTAGGGATATAGCTGATCAAATCAATCTTTTGGCATTAAATGCTGCTATAGAAGCTGCAAGGGCTGGTGAGCATGGAAGAGGTTTTGCTGTTGTAGCAGATGAGGTTAGAAATTTGGCTGAAAGAACGCAAAAATCACTTGAAGAAATTGAAGCTAATGTAAATGTTTTACTTCAGTCTATCAACGAAATGAATGAAAGTATAAAAGAGCAAGCACAAGGTATTGATCAGATTAATAACTCTATCACAGAAATTGATCATATTATGCAGCAAAATACAGATTTTGTAAAAACCACTCATTTGGTTGCTAATGAAATCGATATTATGGCAAATACCATAGTCAGTGATGTTAAACGCAAAAAATTCTAA
- a CDS encoding multidrug efflux SMR transporter, producing MSWIFLLLAGCMEIFGVIAMKKFVSTNRKIFLLAIIILFMCSFGFLSLAMQGISMGVAYAIWTGIGAGGGVIVGVVFFKENKNFLKLFFIALILLCSVGLKLVS from the coding sequence ATGAGTTGGATATTTTTGCTTTTGGCAGGTTGTATGGAAATTTTTGGCGTTATTGCGATGAAAAAATTTGTAAGTACAAATAGAAAGATTTTTTTACTTGCCATTATCATACTGTTTATGTGTAGTTTTGGTTTTTTGTCTTTAGCAATGCAAGGTATTTCTATGGGTGTTGCTTATGCGATTTGGACGGGTATTGGCGCTGGAGGTGGAGTTATTGTTGGAGTGGTGTTTTTTAAGGAAAATAAGAATTTTCTTAAACTCTTTTTTATTGCGCTGATTTTATTGTGCAGTGTAGGTTTAAAACTTGTTTCTTGA
- the bioD gene encoding ATP-dependent dethiobiotin synthetase BioD: MKIYISGIHTDAGKTHCSAALCANFGFDYFKLIQAGEPTDSDFIRKLCPKTRIFKEGMLLKTPASPHLGRKKENLNYKAFDIALPKSEHLLIESAGGLFTPLDDEKTVIDYMARFKHPTFLVAKYYLGSINHILLSIEALKQRNIEILALVMMGEKDLLQDEFIQNYTKVKIVNLPFFTAQNLFAQSKIFKEEVEKILT; encoded by the coding sequence ATGAAAATTTATATAAGTGGTATACATACAGATGCAGGCAAAACACATTGTAGTGCGGCACTTTGTGCGAATTTTGGTTTTGATTATTTTAAACTGATACAAGCAGGCGAGCCAACGGACAGTGATTTTATACGCAAACTTTGTCCTAAAACGCGTATTTTTAAAGAAGGAATGCTTTTAAAAACTCCCGCCTCTCCTCATCTTGGTAGAAAAAAAGAAAATTTAAACTATAAAGCCTTTGATATAGCATTGCCAAAGAGTGAACATTTGCTTATAGAAAGTGCAGGTGGACTTTTTACTCCTTTAGATGATGAAAAAACAGTGATTGATTATATGGCGCGCTTTAAGCATCCTACTTTTTTGGTAGCAAAATACTATCTTGGAAGTATCAATCATATTTTACTTAGCATCGAAGCTTTAAAACAAAGAAATATTGAAATTCTAGCCCTTGTAATGATGGGCGAAAAAGATCTTTTGCAAGATGAATTCATACAAAATTACACCAAAGTTAAGATAGTAAATTTACCCTTTTTTACTGCTCAAAATTTATTTGCTCAAAGCAAAATTTTTAAAGAGGAAGTGGAAAAGATACTGACTTAA
- a CDS encoding flavodoxin: protein MNSRRQFLKQAFLLGALAYYPQLSMAEVEAKKSLIVYYSRTLNTHILAKYLQSITKSDMMRLQTTYHYPSNFEAMLEIAKQEREENFKPELLNAELNFDDYDMIFLGTPIWSGGIASPVRTFLSQYDFSSKIIAPFCTQVKDSIEGCIDDIRKIAPNAQILKGIDIHAAFEKDDGYLKDKNRIYLASEASYLTFADKQEINLWLKKM from the coding sequence ATGAATTCACGAAGACAGTTTTTAAAACAAGCATTTTTGTTAGGTGCTTTGGCGTATTATCCGCAATTAAGTATGGCGGAAGTAGAAGCTAAAAAGAGTTTGATTGTGTATTATAGTAGAACTTTAAACACTCATATTTTGGCTAAATATTTACAAAGTATTACTAAATCAGATATGATGCGTTTGCAAACTACTTATCATTATCCTAGTAATTTTGAAGCAATGCTTGAAATTGCTAAACAAGAAAGAGAGGAAAATTTCAAACCAGAACTCCTAAATGCGGAACTTAATTTTGATGATTATGATATGATATTTTTAGGAACACCTATTTGGTCAGGCGGAATTGCTTCTCCTGTACGAACTTTTTTAAGTCAGTATGATTTTAGCTCTAAGATTATTGCTCCATTTTGCACTCAAGTAAAAGATAGTATCGAGGGTTGTATTGATGATATAAGAAAAATTGCTCCTAATGCACAAATTTTAAAAGGAATTGATATACATGCAGCTTTTGAAAAAGATGACGGGTATTTGAAAGATAAAAACAGAATTTATCTAGCCAGTGAAGCAAGCTATCTTACTTTTGCAGATAAGCAAGAAATCAACTTGTGGCTTAAGAAAATGTAA
- a CDS encoding hemolysin family protein — MILVALLLVLLNGFFVLSEFSIVKVRRSKLEELVKEKKRNAKKALEVSSKLDTYLSACQLGITLSSLALGWIGEPAIAKVLEHLFSGMNLPNTLIHTVAFVIAFTIITLLHVVLGELVPKSIAIAIADKAVLWIARPLHWFWLLFLPFIKTFDFLAAISLKIIGIKPAKESELTHSEEEIKIIASESQKGGVLDEFETEIIRNAVDFSDTVAKEVMTPRKDMICLNKQKSYEENMKIVCEYKHTRFPYIDASKDNILGMIHIRDLIQNELSEHKKNLDDFVRNMILVPENISISKVLVRMNKERIHTALVIDEYGGTAGILTMEDIMEEIVGDIKDEHDDAMDNYKKLADNIYEFQGRCTIESVEELLLISYDENLEQVTIGGYVFNLLGRLPIVGDRIEDDLCYYEVKKMNGNSIERVKVVKKTSQNQE; from the coding sequence ATGATTCTTGTTGCACTGCTTTTAGTGCTTTTAAATGGCTTTTTCGTTTTATCTGAATTTAGCATTGTCAAAGTGCGTCGTTCTAAACTTGAAGAACTTGTAAAGGAAAAAAAACGCAACGCCAAAAAAGCTTTAGAGGTTTCTTCAAAACTTGATACTTATCTTAGCGCTTGTCAATTAGGCATTACTTTAAGCTCTCTAGCACTTGGCTGGATAGGCGAACCCGCTATTGCTAAAGTATTGGAACATTTATTTTCTGGTATGAATTTACCTAACACACTCATTCATACTGTAGCTTTTGTGATTGCTTTTACTATCATCACACTCTTGCATGTTGTTTTAGGCGAGCTTGTCCCAAAAAGCATTGCCATAGCCATTGCAGATAAGGCTGTGCTTTGGATAGCAAGACCACTTCATTGGTTTTGGCTTCTTTTCTTGCCTTTCATTAAAACCTTTGATTTTTTAGCCGCCATCTCATTAAAAATCATAGGCATAAAACCTGCTAAAGAAAGCGAATTAACTCACTCAGAAGAAGAGATTAAAATCATCGCAAGCGAAAGTCAAAAAGGTGGAGTTTTAGACGAGTTTGAAACTGAAATCATACGCAACGCTGTTGATTTTTCCGATACAGTCGCAAAAGAAGTGATGACACCACGCAAAGATATGATATGTCTTAATAAACAAAAAAGTTATGAAGAAAATATGAAAATCGTTTGCGAGTATAAACACACAAGATTTCCTTATATCGATGCTTCAAAAGATAATATTTTGGGGATGATTCACATTAGAGATTTGATACAAAATGAATTAAGCGAACACAAGAAAAATTTGGATGATTTTGTAAGAAATATGATATTAGTGCCTGAAAATATCAGCATTTCAAAAGTTTTAGTAAGGATGAATAAAGAACGCATTCACACCGCTTTAGTGATCGATGAGTATGGTGGAACAGCTGGAATTCTAACCATGGAAGATATTATGGAAGAAATTGTCGGTGATATCAAGGATGAACACGATGATGCTATGGATAATTATAAAAAATTAGCCGACAATATCTACGAATTTCAAGGAAGATGTACCATAGAAAGCGTGGAAGAATTATTACTTATTAGCTACGATGAAAATCTTGAACAAGTTACCATTGGTGGCTATGTGTTTAATCTTTTGGGTCGCTTACCTATTGTGGGCGATCGCATCGAAGATGATCTTTGTTATTACGAAGTTAAAAAAATGAATGGAAATTCTATAGAACGCGTTAAAGTTGTTAAAAAAACCTCCCAAAATCAAGAATAA
- a CDS encoding MFS transporter: MLKILTIFSAALTLAMLYAPQPLLPLFAQYFNISLNKVSLIISFALIPLAFAPLIYGYLLEKFSSKYILITSLFACGILQIFCTFAKDFELFLFLRILQALCFPAILTTLLTVLTRTQSENVQKNVALYVGATTFGGLFGRVMSSFLADLFSWQMSLNFFAVCMIFCALLFVRLKDNNTVKLQKPNFFDFIPFVKDFKILLIFCSIFVVFFSFQAIMSFLPFYAKTHFENISQAQIGFLYMGFIMGIVVSAFISQITKILGSKARVVILGLMLYILGTLMMALPSFILVFGAMFVFCGGMFICHCVLSALLNLNSNKKGIANGLYLSFYYSGGAFGSVLPSFFYQTFGWQMLCFVIAFLLLIILFVFIRFRYYYK; this comes from the coding sequence ATGCTTAAAATTCTAACAATTTTTTCGGCGGCTTTGACTTTGGCAATGCTTTATGCTCCACAACCCTTACTGCCTTTATTTGCTCAGTATTTTAACATCAGCTTAAATAAGGTTTCACTTATCATATCTTTTGCTTTAATTCCTTTGGCATTTGCTCCTTTAATTTATGGATATTTATTGGAAAAATTTTCATCAAAATATATTTTAATCACTTCGCTTTTTGCTTGTGGGATTTTGCAAATTTTTTGCACTTTTGCGAAAGATTTTGAGCTTTTTTTGTTTTTGAGAATTTTACAAGCCTTGTGTTTTCCTGCGATTTTAACGACTCTTTTAACTGTGTTGACTAGAACCCAGAGTGAGAATGTTCAAAAAAATGTTGCTTTATATGTGGGTGCTACAACATTTGGCGGGTTATTTGGTCGGGTAATGAGTAGTTTTTTAGCGGATTTATTTTCTTGGCAGATGAGTCTTAATTTTTTTGCTGTGTGTATGATTTTTTGTGCTTTATTATTTGTGCGTTTAAAGGATAATAATACAGTAAAACTTCAAAAACCTAACTTTTTTGATTTTATCCCTTTTGTGAAAGATTTTAAAATTTTGTTGATTTTTTGTAGTATTTTTGTTGTATTTTTTTCTTTCCAAGCCATTATGTCTTTTTTGCCTTTTTACGCTAAAACCCATTTTGAAAACATCAGTCAAGCCCAAATTGGATTTTTGTATATGGGATTTATTATGGGGATTGTAGTTTCTGCTTTTATTTCGCAAATTACGAAAATTTTGGGTTCAAAGGCTAGGGTTGTGATTTTAGGGCTTATGCTTTATATTTTAGGGACTTTAATGATGGCTTTGCCAAGTTTTATTTTGGTTTTTGGAGCTATGTTTGTTTTTTGTGGTGGAATGTTTATTTGCCACTGCGTTTTATCAGCACTTTTGAATTTAAATTCAAACAAAAAAGGCATCGCAAATGGTTTGTATCTAAGTTTTTATTATAGTGGTGGGGCTTTTGGATCTGTTTTACCAAGCTTTTTTTACCAAACTTTTGGCTGGCAGATGTTGTGTTTTGTGATTGCCTTTTTGCTTTTAATTATTTTATTTGTTTTTATTAGGTTTAGATATTATTATAAATAA
- a CDS encoding BspA family leucine-rich repeat surface protein, whose protein sequence is MDFNTDILESLDNFKAFLDTKPSKELLQTIKDYLDDFINSNELWDADPREYAEDFENDTGIAYYEATSNEFDEWFLENFILGDDLGEIYKMLESLLKNKDLSKALEKSDDELLEAIKNAKILEAVRLIHTKKDIKISQNAIDTCQNLIKNMAKEINEERKSFALKIANSSSIGELKNLLEDILGGKSTEKALEKSIFSKVLNENLIKENLSYCPTNSDELVFLIEQAQEERNTLIDKVALNSISLIYLNSLHKVFSYEIAQDYSGIETWDVSHIKDFSQCFYECSNFNHDISTWDVGNGTNFECMFFRCLNFNQDISKWNMKKAKKINEMFAYSNFNQNIDSWQISSETILKNKDIFKKCPLEKNPPRWIKEIDKKANANIGILAVLKLLEDNSDEYNNRYNHRPEKTLRTFNTLKERLNKTLEVFQNTNTQKKFSDAELSKIYKKAMLNKYYRTADDYYGGVFGSICIIPFELIEAIAKLAKNPQKVLIESKNTNYLKLALENGRADLAKLLINYGANFKELVKDDKILHNFWRKSMEYDFYFIGEKLDLKILAKREEERCEILELYMQNGADFELLFFMDINIAKLILIKNYFKFEESFLSVENSIYKSPIPLIFALVELIRLDNYYMSNRHFNKALLEYMIFLDRHKSIKSPDNDYDKRLENLDFIQYLAQYIEFIEIDNEIKDYFTLLLKFIDAVEKLKNNQKIKIEDKNLLIMLVKIDEINLGLLDVSELEDLSGVFGSSYRKDYSGIETWDVSKVTNFNNCFSNAHYFNQDINTWNVSNGKTFRSMFYQTRYFNQNLDKWDMSKAQNLDTMFRSAVAFNGKLDTWDVSEVTSMVRTFQDAICFNQNLDNWKAINLKECGSTFEGIPLEYNPPKWYKSK, encoded by the coding sequence ATGGATTTTAATACCGATATTTTAGAAAGCTTAGATAATTTCAAAGCATTTTTAGATACAAAACCTAGCAAAGAGCTTTTACAAACAATAAAAGATTATTTAGATGATTTTATAAATTCTAATGAGTTATGGGATGCTGATCCTAGAGAGTATGCAGAGGACTTTGAAAACGATACGGGTATTGCTTATTATGAAGCAACTAGCAATGAATTTGATGAGTGGTTTCTTGAAAATTTTATTTTAGGAGATGATTTGGGTGAAATTTATAAAATGCTTGAATCACTTTTAAAAAATAAAGATTTAAGTAAAGCGCTTGAAAAAAGTGATGATGAGCTTTTAGAAGCGATAAAAAATGCGAAAATACTTGAAGCAGTGCGTTTAATCCACACAAAAAAAGATATAAAAATTTCACAAAATGCTATCGATACTTGTCAAAATCTCATAAAAAATATGGCCAAAGAAATCAATGAAGAGAGAAAATCATTTGCCCTAAAGATAGCAAATTCAAGCAGCATAGGAGAATTAAAAAATCTATTGGAAGATATACTTGGTGGGAAAAGCACAGAAAAAGCTCTTGAAAAATCCATTTTTTCTAAAGTGCTTAATGAAAATTTAATCAAAGAAAATTTAAGTTATTGCCCTACAAATAGCGATGAGTTAGTATTTTTAATAGAACAAGCGCAAGAAGAAAGAAATACACTTATTGATAAAGTAGCATTAAATTCAATTAGCCTTATATATCTTAATTCTTTACATAAAGTCTTTAGTTATGAGATAGCACAAGATTATAGTGGGATAGAAACTTGGGATGTTTCACATATCAAAGATTTTAGTCAGTGTTTTTATGAGTGCAGTAATTTTAATCACGATATTAGCACTTGGGATGTAGGCAATGGCACAAATTTTGAGTGTATGTTTTTTCGTTGCTTAAATTTCAATCAAGATATAAGTAAATGGAATATGAAAAAAGCGAAAAAAATCAACGAAATGTTTGCATATAGCAATTTTAATCAAAATATTGATTCTTGGCAAATTTCAAGCGAAACTATACTAAAAAATAAAGATATTTTTAAAAAATGTCCTTTGGAAAAAAATCCTCCGCGTTGGATAAAAGAAATTGATAAAAAAGCTAATGCCAACATAGGAATACTAGCAGTTCTTAAGCTTTTAGAGGATAATAGCGATGAATACAATAATAGGTATAATCATCGCCCCGAAAAAACTCTTAGAACCTTTAACACGCTAAAAGAAAGACTAAATAAAACATTAGAGGTTTTTCAAAACACAAACACACAAAAAAAGTTTAGCGACGCAGAACTTAGCAAAATTTATAAAAAAGCAATGCTTAATAAATACTACCGCACTGCCGATGATTATTATGGTGGGGTATTTGGTAGTATTTGTATTATACCTTTTGAGCTTATAGAAGCCATTGCTAAACTTGCTAAAAATCCACAAAAAGTGCTTATCGAATCAAAAAATACAAATTATCTTAAACTAGCATTGGAAAATGGTCGTGCAGATCTTGCTAAGCTTTTGATAAATTATGGAGCAAATTTTAAAGAACTTGTTAAAGATGATAAAATTTTGCATAATTTTTGGCGTAAAAGTATGGAATATGATTTTTATTTTATAGGTGAAAAATTAGATCTTAAGATATTAGCAAAACGCGAAGAAGAAAGGTGTGAAATATTAGAATTATATATGCAAAATGGTGCGGATTTTGAGCTTTTATTTTTCATGGATATAAATATTGCAAAACTTATTTTGATAAAAAATTATTTTAAATTTGAAGAAAGTTTTTTAAGTGTAGAAAATTCTATATACAAAAGTCCTATACCTTTAATATTTGCATTGGTTGAATTGATAAGATTAGATAATTACTATATGAGCAATCGTCATTTTAATAAAGCTTTGCTAGAATATATGATATTTTTAGATAGGCACAAAAGCATAAAAAGCCCGGATAATGATTATGATAAACGCCTTGAGAATTTGGATTTTATCCAGTATTTAGCTCAATACATAGAATTTATAGAAATAGATAATGAGATAAAAGATTATTTTACCTTGCTTTTAAAATTCATTGATGCGGTAGAAAAACTTAAAAATAATCAAAAAATTAAAATAGAGGATAAAAATTTACTCATTATGCTTGTAAAGATTGATGAGATTAATTTGGGGCTTTTAGATGTAAGCGAATTAGAAGACTTATCTGGAGTTTTTGGGTCTTCTTATCGTAAAGATTACAGCGGGATAGAAACTTGGGATGTGAGCAAAGTTACAAATTTTAATAATTGTTTTAGCAACGCACATTATTTTAACCAAGATATAAATACTTGGAATGTAAGCAATGGCAAAACTTTTAGATCTATGTTTTACCAAACAAGATATTTTAATCAAAATTTAGATAAATGGGATATGAGTAAAGCACAAAATCTCGACACAATGTTTCGATCTGCTGTTGCGTTTAATGGCAAGTTAGATACTTGGGATGTAAGCGAAGTAACTTCCATGGTAAGAACTTTTCAAGATGCTATTTGTTTTAATCAAAACTTAGACAATTGGAAAGCTATAAATCTAAAAGAATGTGGATCCACATTTGAAGGTATTCCTTTAGAATATAATCCACCAAAGTGGTATAAGTCAAAATAA